A single window of Ostrinia nubilalis chromosome 24, ilOstNubi1.1, whole genome shotgun sequence DNA harbors:
- the LOC135083621 gene encoding uncharacterized protein LOC135083621, protein MGNKRKYNSEEEIRRKIQKLEKKLQKTREHDQISDEEPNLDAIVEEDVGSAVISLQDENHPESLWPESPCPVSPARLDSPERAAPGLISPSKSIPGPSSPKETQEVVPSESVSPTEAVLDDDILQLLGDAPKAEATLGPAIHKDVANRWQEILAKGLQKDVKDQIMQQYSVPNNCDLLVAPTLNPEVKAAIRDVMVKRDSALMYQQKQLAVAISALGTAVDSILSNETSKQKILKPISDACRILCDIHFHETKTRRHFVITSINTELKDSLVNTVRNNQLFGDNITEKIKTAKSIQKSGEALKTVPKPTYKNPANKPSTSKTNNLNYKPQQRKADNKTTAAAARGRPAYRTTRPGPSDSYRPPHRSPPHQPPPPSSRRTHHT, encoded by the exons ATGGGAAATAAAAGGAAATATAATTCTGAAGAAGAAATACGGcgtaaaatacaaaaattgGAGAAGAAGCTACAAAAGACTCGTGAACATGACCAAATATCGGACGAAGAACCCAACC TCGACGCCATCGTCGAGGAAGATGTCGGCAGTGCTGTAATAAGCTTACAGGATGAAAACCATCCTGAATCACTGTGGCCTGAGTCACCGTGCCCAGTATCACCGGCACGACTTGACTCCCCGGAGCGTGCCGCACCGGGCCTAATATCACCCTCCAAATCTATACCTGGACCCTCTTCGCCAAAAGAGACGCAAGAAGTCGTGCCATCCGAGTCTGTAAGCCCTACCGAAGCGGTTTTAGACGATGATATTTTGCAACTGTTGGGTGACGCTCCTAAGGCGGAAGCCACTCTCGGTCCGGCTATCCACAAAGACGTCGCCAACAGGTGGCAAGAAATCCTAGCAAAGGGTCTTCAAAAAGATGTTAAGGACCAAATTATGCAGCAATATTCGGTACCAAATAATTGCGATTTATTAGTGGCACCTACGTTAAATCCTGAGGTTAAGGCCGCTATTCGAGATGTTATGGTGAAACGAGATTCGGCACTAATGTACCAACAAAAACAGCTTGCAGTAGCTATTTCTGCTTTAGGCACAGCTGTAGACTCAATTCTTTCGAATGAAACATccaaacaaaagattttaaaGCCAATAAGTGATGCGTGCCGCATTTTATGTGACATACATTTCCACGAGACTAAGACTCGTAGGCATTTCGTTATTACTTCGATTAATACTGAACTGAAGGATTCATTGGTTAACACCGTTAGAAACAATCAACTTTTTGGTGACAATATTacggaaaaaattaaaactgcAAAATCCATCCAAAAATCTGGAGAGGCATTGAAAACCGTACCAAAACCTACATATAAAAATCCAGCTAACAAACCAAGTACAAGTAAGACTAATAATTTAAACTACAAACCGCAGCAACGGAAGGCCGACAACAAGACAACCGCCGCTGCTGCGAGAGGTCGACCGGCCTACCGCACGACGCGCCCGGGCCCCAGCGACTCGTACCGGCCTCCGCACCGCTCGCCGCCTCatcagccgccgccgccgtcgtCGAGGAGGACTCATCACACCTAG